GCTGAGGAAGAGGCGGTCGGATCATCTGTCtccaaataaacagataaaaaagCCAAGACCATACTGTGAGTCAGTATCTTCCTTAGCTCCAAGAATGGACTACATTGTCATGGCCTGCAATCTCCCCCAAAAGATGACTAAGACTGAAATAAAGGAATTGTTTCAATGTCCAAACCTTGCACACAAAAGTGTACTTCACCTGCTGGACAACGAAGGCAACAGAACAGACAcagcttttcttatttttaaccGCATTGAGGATAAAGACTATGCAATAAATCTCAATGGGTGCCATGTGGGTTCTGCCATCATTGAGGTATCATcaatcacacaggaaaagatGAAGGACTTGATGGCTAAAACCCATCccaggatgatgaggatgaaacCAAATCAGAAGAGGAAATCTGCCCCACACTCAAAGAGAACTGCTCAGAGGTGCTTGTTTGTTAGAAACTTGGCGTCAGATGTAAAAGTGAGTCAAATGCAAAACCTGTTCTGCAAGTACAAACCGATGGATATACATATATTGCATGACAGTGATGGCAACAGTATTGGTGAGGCCATAGTTCAGTTCAAGTCACCGAAGCCTGCAGCCCTGGCCCAAAGGCTCAATGGTCAGGACTTAATGGGGGCCCACCTGCTCCTAACCTGCATTAGTGTAAAGCAGATGAATGACATCTTGGCAAAAACATTGCCATCACCGTTGCCAAAGACTGACTGAGATCTTCATGTTCCTTTCAAGACATTTATATTCCAGCTGTTATTCTGCTCCACTTAATCAGCCcattgaatttctttttttacctatCAAATGTCTTAATTTTGTTCTGTTATTATTTTGTACCGtcgatttaaaaataaatattgtttaaacaCTGTTTCAGGCTCGTCATTTACCAAAGACAATTTCAGATGATAATGCAAGCGATTGAGATTTCTGTGGCAGTATCTCGGCATCCAGTGTTGGTAGAGGATCCACTCTGGCTGAAATCTAATGTATCGGGTAGGAATCCATCTGTGGGATTCCTGGAACATTGCTGTTAATTTCGTTTTTTCCGTTCAGTAATAAGAACGAGGCCGGAGGCAAGGAAATACTTTCTTTGTAGTGTTCCGACTGAAATAAATTTCCAAACACCTTTCtacatttcttttattaaaactTGATCTTGGGGAAAGGAAAACAGTCTCTGCGATCACTTAAAGCTGAGGAAAACATGCACATAattgtaaaacacaaaaaaaaaatgcctgaaAGCAGGAATATCAAAGTGAACTACTCCTGGATGCAATGACTGATCAAAACGCTGGACAGGAGTTAGTAAGCTCTCACATCATCCTTGTTATTTGTAATACCTGGATTGAATATCAGAATACCTTGGTGGAcctgaagaaagacaaagaaaatacattaggtaaagacaaaacaaagaatttTGTTTCCAAAATGAGCAACTGGAACATGATCTGCTGGTCCTGGTTTACCTGACAGACTACTCGAGAAGCGGTCACTACTACTTGACAATCTGGAAGGTGTAGAGGAGAAACTCGAAGAGCTCATTGACAAGCTGTTCAGATTGGAACCCtgtggaggaaaagaggagaggacattTAGGAGAAGACAATATACCTGATCCCTAAAACACCATTGAACAGATTCACTGAATGCGAACTAAATGAAAGATTtggggcctcatttataaaacagtctAGGATTCATGGCAtcaagagaagaggaagagcaactttctgacactgacattgaGGAGCTTGTGAATGAGGTGCAGGTGAGGAGTGATTTTATTATCACAGCAATGATGTCATTAATAaggaaaatacactgatacacTGCTGCTGATAATACAGTGAGAATAAGTATGATAGAACAGAATACATACATATCACCCTGATGGTCGGTCTGTGTAATACTAGATTCAGAACAACACAGAGATCCAAGATCACAGATGATTGGAATTTAAATCATCATGGGACCAAAAATCTTTGCGATCActgaacacttgtttcctcCCAATCCTTCCATTTGCAAACTCTTATCACTGCCAATGCATCAATTGCGCAGCATTACACAGAAGTCACtgcagtatttatatatttagtgcCATCGGACCAATTACTTCACACATCAtaacctccactctgggatataATTCGGAAATGGAAGTTTGAAAGTGAGTAGTTTCTCTTTATTCTCGGTGAGATATCTCCTGTGCGCCTGATGGCACATTCATGTTCAATATAGTGATTTTACACACACTTGGACTTCATGATAAAATTCTATAgtattaaaaatgattaatgATTCGGCTCTGTAACTCgctgtaagttgttttatataattttcaATTGAAGTTTGAAAGAGGTGCGGGATCTGCCAAGCTTGgcaagtaaaataataatatagcaTGCCGAAAAAAAGATTTCCTATAAACTGTTGTATTAAGTAAATGCTATAAATACTAGAAATAATCATGGGTGATTATTTCTAGTATAAAAAAGCTTCTggtaaaatgaatgaaaggTAACCACAAGTCAATTCTTAAAAGTAATGACTAAAGAGGTAAAATGAGTTGAATGTATTGTTGACGTTCCCAACACTGGTATAATGTTGATTTGCAAGTGCCCTGTTCTGAAAAAGAGGAACAGTTCTGTGCAAATGAGGAACTTGAGCCGGCCAAAATGAACAGCGACATGGTGTGGAGCAGAGCTAGTCAAGGACACGGTCTCCAATAAATGGGTGGTTCAAATATGTAATGATATATAAGGAGAGAATTAGACGGAATAGATGTTCTTTATTTTCAGCGGCCGTGCTGACCGGTGAAGGCCCTACCAAGATACAGACAAGAGATAGAGAATGCTGTCTGCTCATTTTAGAGAAAGCAGCTACAGAGTAAATCTACAGCCTAGAGTAATTTTTCTGGAGCGTCTGGAGGTATGTCAACATAAAGACAAGCCAACTGAGCTGTGGAATGTGACTTCGCTCTGCGGACACTTTAGCCTGCTCTACCACGATAGCTTGAATTTTAAAGGAGGACACGAGTTTGGAGTTTTCAACAGAATTCAGATCTTTCGGCAGGAGTAGAGAAGTTGTTCGCTCTCTCTCAAATTTCATCACGTTTTCCTCTCTACAACATTTTATCATCTTTACTCTTTAATTTTTATATAGATTTTAATCAACGCTGTATGCTTTGCCCCTGCTAAATCGTTGCAATAAATATACAATTAAAGATTGAAGAGTTGTGGACATTGCAATTTTTTAACAGATCCTTGGGGCTTACAAAGCCACTAAACAATTtagtgagaagtggcgtacgcatCTTACAGGCCCTGTTTTGTGCGGTTGCAGAGGTTATTAATGAGGACACATTTGCTCAGATTTTTAATATCTTAATAGGTTCAGAAGGATGGATATGATAAAGACAATATTCTAGACAACAGCTCGACTACCTTGATCACTTggcatttaaaggttcagtctgtAAAGTGTTTTGCcttctagtggtgaagttgcatgttgaagctgaacacccctcacttCACCATCCCCTTCCGAACATGGAAGAGAACCTGTgccagccttcagttgtcatgaaaactgaaaaaggtCTTTAGTTTCTCCAGTAGGACTACTGTGAAGAGATCCCGTTCACCTGCAGCTTACACATTAGATGTTTTCAGATTTGAGAACAGTTTTTCCCCCTACCGATGATATGCTCCTCAGTCTGTACTCCATCAGCACATCTGTTAGTTTCTGTGTCACCTTCAGCACCAGCTGTGCATCACTCTCGTTCTCTATTCGGAAAGTATCCTGAAAGACACATTTTGTTAAGTTACTGTAcatttttatagaaaaaaagtatcatttaaaaaacattatcacTCTTCTTAAGCTGGGAAGGAACATACTGACAAATGAGACACATACCAAGTAACTGAGCAATGCATTTGGAGGGTTTCTGCTTTCTGGAGCTGCTCCCATCAAGCCTGGCCTTTCCATTGGCTTGTCCATTGGTCTGTCCATAGAGCTACTCCCCATTGGGCCAACTCTGTACTCGTCAGAGTTAGAGCTCAGGTACATTCTACCTGAGCTCTCCTCCAGCTGTCCACTCCTTCCATAGCCATCTCTTCCACCACCTGGTCCAAGACCATCGCCACTCCTGTCTGGATGATGGCCCATACCATCTGAGAAAGGTCTCATTTCAATTTCAGAGTCCGGGAAATCTTGCCAGGTCGAGTACTCTCCAAAACCGGACTCCTCATATTCTTCCACTGGGTAGTCAGGGAGCGGACCACCTTCAGGAGGAAAATCCCCTGGATACCCCGGGCCAGAAAACCTGGGACCTgcaaaagaaacagagaagttATATTTTATCACACCCACAGAAAAGAAGATGAGCCTACGGACTCACAATTACACAAGTACAAATATGACCTACCAAATGGTGCTGCCTTTAGTCCCATTCGCAGAGCTGGTGGAGGCATGACTTTAGGGATAGCAGAACCTGTGAGAGAGATAAGGGCAATAGACACAAATGGAGTTCACAAAGGCAACCAACAGAGAACTCTTTAAAACCCATGTTATACACAGAGAGTTACTTACGGAGTCCTTCAAAACCAGGTACTTCCCAAGGCTCCTTCAGGATCACCTAAAAGCGACCACAGGAACAGACCCATGGATTGTATTGACTCTTTTCACCATCACCTTTTTACATCTCTCTATTTTTAAGTATGTGCATATCTCTGAATTCCCCAAAATTACTACCATAGCAcaaaagtacatttcaacatgtTAATTTGACCAATATCAGAATATGTGAGTGAGAGGGACCTGACGCTCACCTTGATCTGTCCCCTTCCCTCCATTTGCTGCACCTCACCAGCAGCCTCTTTAATGCTCTTCCTTACAGAGGGGTCTTTGACGGCCTCCCCCTCATCCCAGTTGACCCTGCGAGGATGGGCCATTTTCTGAAAGCagggagaaaaatacaaattattacaAATAATTACACAATATCGTATAATTGCTCAAGTCTAGAAGAACCATTTACTCACCATGTATCTGAAGCTGTGTTTCCAGCCTCTCACGTGGGCAACCATGTCGTGCTGCAGGCGGTACACAGCACACATTTTGCACTGGTAGTGTGGTGGGACAGATTTACTGGGGCTGCGGTACTCCCACACATACTGAAGACCTGTTGGAGAGGGGTTTGATCATTGGTTATGCCTTTCAATATAGGATGAAAAGGTATATGTAAGGGGAATAGTCCTGCTTACCAATGATGCACTCTGTGACCCCCTTCAACAGTGTGCTGAGAGAGGGCACAGTCTGGATAGAGTCACCTTTCGTGAACACTGGGAAAACAACAGTGGTcagcaaaaagaaaactttaacaaTGGTTTCACAAGACGGATGATTTTCGACGAGCTACTTTAGTGAGCCACTATGTTAATAATTGCTGGAGGGAAACCAGAGACAAGAGCGATCTTTGTAAACCAGATAGAAAACGTGTTGTTGGCAGTGTCAAATTGCCAATAAATTGTATTCTGTCGATATTAACTGAGCCATCATTAGAAACCCACACTCCTTATTTGTGCTTTTGAAGATAGTGGGGGGGAACAGGAACGGCTCACCCCTGATTTAGGCCCCAAATGGGCACCAGGACAAAAGCTCCTCTGCCTCGTTGCTTTTCACAGTGCCCTGCCACAGAGGCGTCACTTGTGTGTCGCACTGATGATGCAGCCCAGCAAATGcatgataaagaaaaaactgcatGTGTCCAAATTATGTGATAACCAGGTAAGGTTATTTTCAGACGCATGATTGCTAAAGTCAGTGTACCACTGGCTTCAGAAAAAAAGGAACTGCATTctgcagtttaaaaaatatattatgaGAACATACAGCAcccatcacaacacaaaaagtGCATGAAGAGGTCATCAGCAACCACCAGAGATGTAGGATTGCGTCACTGTATGTTCTACTGTTTTAAGACCATGTGCAGTTGTTAGTAAGAGAGCTTACAGTGCTGGTCTTCTAGTAAGCAACATCCAGGAAACAGTTATTTCAAAAATGGCTCGATATACATTCAAAACGCTCTAAAAGTTAAAAAGATTTTCTAAACAGGAATCTAGTGGCAAGATACTGGTATATGTTTTGGAAGATTCTGGAGTTGCAGAGACTCATCTCCACGGACCCAAACCGCGGATGCAACCGCAACAGGCCCAATCTctgagagtgagtgagtcaaGAGTGTTGAACGTGTCACTCCCCATGACatgaagcaggaggaagaagttTTATAGATCTCATGCTTCAGCTCTCAGGACTGGCACTAGCACCGTGTGTAAAACACTTACCTATTTCAGCAGAATGCTGCGGATACTGCTTTCTCTGTCAATGGAGGGAATAAACCCAcatgaaggagagagacagatacaggCATTAGTGACAGGATGACACTTGGCAGAGGACCGAACTCCTCGTCCATGTGCGCCACACTATTTATGCCATACatccattattttatttactctCCATGACCCCTGCACCAAGAAGTGGCAGTCACAGACACATATTAATAAAGGTTTCTTAATCATGTAGTCTGTGGATAAGTCTAAACTCTCATGAAAAAAATGAGAATTTGGAACAGTCACACTTGGTATTTAGAAAGAAAGCAAGCTGAGAAACTGCATGAAGGTCACAATACAAAGTATAATATGCAACCATGTCTGCAGTGGCCATAATACATAACACTGAGGTCGTAACCTCCGTAATTTATTCAGGAAAATTAAACTTGTGTCAAAACCCCTTGGGGGAAGAAGAAAACGAGCTCTCCAACG
The DNA window shown above is from Platichthys flesus chromosome 11, fPlaFle2.1, whole genome shotgun sequence and carries:
- the si:ch211-197h24.6 gene encoding uncharacterized protein si:ch211-197h24.6 isoform X1 — its product is MEVQALMNMKQAKKRKRKQYPQHSAEIVFTKGDSIQTVPSLSTLLKGVTECIIGLQYVWEYRSPSKSVPPHYQCKMCAVYRLQHDMVAHVRGWKHSFRYMKMAHPRRVNWDEGEAVKDPSVRKSIKEAAGEVQQMEGRGQIKVILKEPWEVPGFEGLRSAIPKVMPPPALRMGLKAAPFGPRFSGPGYPGDFPPEGGPLPDYPVEEYEESGFGEYSTWQDFPDSEIEMRPFSDGMGHHPDRSGDGLGPGGGRDGYGRSGQLEESSGRMYLSSNSDEYRVGPMGSSSMDRPMDKPMERPGLMGAAPESRNPPNALLSYLDTFRIENESDAQLVLKVTQKLTDVLMEYRLRSISSGSNLNSLSMSSSSFSSTPSRLSSSSDRFSSSLSGPPRYSDIQSRYYK
- the si:ch211-197h24.6 gene encoding uncharacterized protein si:ch211-197h24.6 isoform X2; amino-acid sequence: MCAVYRLQHDMVAHVRGWKHSFRYMKMAHPRRVNWDEGEAVKDPSVRKSIKEAAGEVQQMEGRGQIKVILKEPWEVPGFEGLRSAIPKVMPPPALRMGLKAAPFGPRFSGPGYPGDFPPEGGPLPDYPVEEYEESGFGEYSTWQDFPDSEIEMRPFSDGMGHHPDRSGDGLGPGGGRDGYGRSGQLEESSGRMYLSSNSDEYRVGPMGSSSMDRPMDKPMERPGLMGAAPESRNPPNALLSYLDTFRIENESDAQLVLKVTQKLTDVLMEYRLRSISSGSNLNSLSMSSSSFSSTPSRLSSSSDRFSSSLSGPPRYSDIQSRYYK